The genomic DNA AGGAAGGGTCTATCTAATCTTCCAAGTTTCAAGTAAATCatcaaaaatgaaaacaaagttgtaatttttatggttaaaaaagaagaaaaaagttgACTTCCAAGTTGAGCAATATCCTAATAGATCTAAATCAATCTATTGTAGTAAAGTAACTGACCTAAATGAAATTGATGGCCACATCTCAGCTTTGCCCAGGATCTCTTGCCATCATCAGCGACATCATCAAGACAAATCGAGCATGGAACATAAGAGCTTTTGCCTCCATCACCATCGTCCATTGAATCGGCATCCAAACCCATAATCATAAACCCACCAACGAGCAGGAAGATATGACCTAGAACGTCAGAAAATGAAACTAAAATCCCTCTTTAAGAAGACAATTATACGGAAAAGAAAAGCGGTGGGTGGGTGGATGACTTCGATAGGAAATTAAGAATCGAATTTTgttgagagaagaagaagaagaagaaatgcagatgtagaattattattattattattacgacggaaatctcttctctctctctttctctttctctctcctctcacCGCGGTTTTACAGCCGTCAGAATAATAAAAGTCGATAGGTGGTAGTATTTCAACTGCTTTTCTCCTAAtcttatattcattttttttttattaattattaacacatgacattttcataattttattttattttattttcaaaatcaatacaATCTCCTACCATTATTGTCCTATAAAACCCTCTATCCTAAATATACATTCGCAACGATTTCATTTCTAGATTACGATTTCATTGCCTCGTTAATTCAACATTTCGTGATTTAGTTAgacttaattgttttaattcAACATTTCGTGATTTAGTTAGACTTAATTGTTTGTGTAATGTGATTAATGTCTGTCGTGAAAGATTTAATGCATGGATTTTAGAAATATTGTATGGTAATGCATGGACTACACGAGAATCATAGTCATTTATTTAGTCGAATGATCTcgagatatattatatatcataataatgAGAAACATGTAAAATTTGAAGTAAATATTTATGGTATTTATGAAGTAATATTGTTCAATTCATTcgttttattgtataattagatGACTATGTTATATTTtagacaagaaaataaaagatggaGAAATTACATAATAAGATAATATCTTTAAAATTGCACCAAATCAAATATTTCGTTATTTTTATATACAcgaaataaacaattataatgataaaatataaaagagataCACTTTGAGTATCCTGATAATTATACTATTTGATTGGACGATGAAAATCAAATAGATCAAATAGTATAATTATAAGTTACTCAAAGTTAATAGTTTAACTAAATGAATAGTTATCATCTTCAAGTTATCTTGCAAGCTCAATCACTCTTGctattaatgaaatgaaaaaaaaaaaatagtcacaaaaatatgaaaagactCCAATACTGCTCATGAAGATCTGTTCTTTACAAATTGTATAATTTTGGAAAATCCACCATCTCCATCTTGAAAGTAATTACAGATGgaagaaaataacaaaatcCAAATTCAAGGACAGCAAAAGTTAGTAATGTAATTGCAAAAGTCTACTTTCCCATCCCGAGTTCTCTCGATATATCTTTTGTAAGGCTAAATTGCAACGTGTTGTGCCATGGGAACATAGTGCGAGTTACTGGAAGTTTTCTTCGAAGATCCTGTGCGTAGACCCCCAATCACACGTTTTGTATCAGAAAAATTATCCAAAAAcataaagtgtttccaaataggtTACTTAATCAATTATCTTTAGTTATCATTATTGCATTTTATTTAGCTTTTATTGTTTTCCTATCTTTACGCGAGCAGTAACTACTATATTGTTCTAGGGTTTTCTCTCGAGTCTCTTCTCTATCATAATACACGATTTGGTTGTCTCCGTACTTTCTAGTCGTCATTTAACATGCTAAATCTATAGAAGGAGAATAAATATGGttactatatatttaaatacctTGAAAGTGGTATCTGGCAAAACTGAATAGGATGCCTGCCAATACCAAAATAGCCAGTAACGTTTTGATATGTGCAAATTcgattattttatcattaatagaGAGGTTTAGTGAAAAACAATGTGAACCTGAATAGAAGCAAGGTACTCTGCCTCATGGTGGCGAATAGTATTAGTCAAGGATATTGCAGTTTCGTCGGGGGACTACAGTAGTGAAAGTGAAAAAGTATCAGCCAAAAGAAGATGTTCTAATTAAAACGGAAACAAGTATTGCGCTACTGTAGTAAATGCAGATTAAGGTAATTAAAGTTGTTAGAATAAAGTAAAAGTTACAAGGGTCAGGAATCGATCAATCACCTGGAACAGAGTTGAATCCTTGCATTCATGTTCAGCGTCTAATTGAACGTTCCCCTCTTCAAAATAGTGGGCTTCCACCTGAATCAAGAATAAGATTGTATCTTTCTGCATGATTTTCTATGAGTCTGACCAAAGTAAAGTATATATTCACTTCTACAATGACCTCAAAATTACCTGCCATCTGCCTTTTACTTTAATGAGTTGTGGTTCATCCCTAAACTCAATGTTCCACACTGAACGCCAGCTCCCATTGCTATTTATATGTAACAAAAACTTGTAGTTATGATtttctcaaaagaaaaaacttGCAGCTATGTATAATCCGCCAAAAGATCCATCGTAGGAAGAATGTTTGTTTTTTCAATAGTATGAATTGATCTGTAATCCTACTTGGTTTCTTCTATTAAATTCAGAAATTTTAGCAGAATGACATATTTATGATATCAGGCTTATAGAATGGCTTGGGATAAGCAAAATAGTTTTAAGTTGTCTACCAGAAATTCTGAGGGCTGTGCCGACAAGCTGAAATGACGACAACAAACTCAAAATCAGATCCTGGCTCTTCCACATCTTTTCCTCTCACACAATAAACAGAACAAACGCCTTTTGGATATGCTTCACTAATGTATTTCATTAATTCTGCATCAAGTGCACATCTGCCCACAAGAGAAATAATGGCTTTAATGTCTGACAAAACTCTTCCTTATTTAAATAACTGTAAAATTCATAACCACTCTTAGGGATGAGGACCCAATCCAATatgaaaattcaaaattggattgggtaaaatggatttttaaaatctagATTTAGGAATTATGAATTGAACCAtgtaaattagtatttttttgtGCAAATTCAGATTGACTTGAAATTCAAAATGCAGTGATACTGCTCATATATTGACACATGAAGTTGATATGTACTTAGATAGAAATGGTAAAGAAAGGTATAGTTGTAAGAAATGATAGATTGTAGAGGAAGTTGGAAAGGTATATAAATAGCTGCAATCTAAGTATGAATTGACAGTTATGAATGAAATGGTAGTTTTTGGCTTCACACAATATTTGACCATACTTCTTCTATCTAAATTCTTCTCTAAGACTACAGGTTTGGTATGCAACAGAAGTGTACCGAGTTTGTGAGTTCATGGGATGCGCCTTCTGTCAAGTGTAATAACTAGTGAGTAGTGATTAGTGAATAAAGGCAAAGTAACTTCTGTTAGTATATAATAAGTTAGTTGTGACAGTTAGGGGTGTGAATGAATTAGTAGTGAGTTGACTATATATCTCGTCTCCTTCTCTAGGTCACATCCCCTTCTATGTTTGAATTTGAATGTAAGTTTTAAACGGATTGAATTCCATAACTATCATGGATTAGATTGGATTTAGCAAATTGAACTCAATTAATTCCTTTGCGCACTCTTAACCACTCTCATGATTTTCCATATATGGATAATTTCACAATCTTGCAATGTAGTCAAGTATTTGATCCAATACATAGAAGTTTATGGTTTGAATTTGAATCCAATCCATAGAAGTTTGGCTATTGATCCAATCCTATGGTTTGAATGTGAATGTCAGTTTTAAATGGATTGGATTCATAATTATTATGGATTAGAATAGGTTTAGCAAACTGAACTCAATTAATTCATTTGCTCACTCTTAACCACTCTCACGATTATTGAGAAACAAAAGCCATTATACAAATTATCTTCCTGAAATTGCAAAGTTCCGCACATTTAAATGAGctcatgaaaatataaaataagaacttaTCAGTTTTATCTCATTCAATAAAGTATAACTGAGAATGTCATCCAAAAGGAAATCTAATGAAAGGACAAAGGAATACCGATACTCCTCAACATATGGTGAAGGAAGCTCTTCATCAGTTGCCGGTCTCACCTTTGAGCAAACCTGAATCAATTTAGCATTTATTTGTAAGTAGTTTCAAAGCCTTTCTCTCATTCATAGAGCTATCTAAATCTAATAGGCTGAGAGAAAAAAACAAGAGGAAAACACAATACTTACTTGCTTAATATGATCAACTTTAGCAACTTGGGCAGTTCTAAGATCGATATATTCATCATCAGCGAGCTGGCTATATGGTGTGATAAGGACCTTTAacacattaatatatatttcaacatTCTCCATCACATATAGCTTGAGAGTAAATGAAAAGTCGAAATGCATACAACATGACCCCAATTCAGAAGATGACAGATTTCATAAAACAATAGAATACTCGGTTCAACTGAAGATCCTTCTCTGAATGATTCGACATGGGCTAAAGAATCACATATTGCTATTAACCTAGCTCCATGACCAATCATTTACTAACAATCCATATAAACAGATCATACAACCATCATTAAACCAGTCACATTTATTCAAAAACTTCATTTTGCTATTAGTAAACTATAATACCATAAGCTTTATCCTAGTATTTGAGAATGCCCAACGATTTTACTATCCTGTAAATACAATTAACTCCGATCATATAACATGCCCAATTTGATTCCCCAATGCTAAGGTATTTACAATATATCAGGCAGGTAAGAAGTTCTTCATTTCAATTTCACATGAaggatataaattatatacacGAATAGCTTTAAGGAGGATGACTTGCCTCACCGCTATTGCTGGGCATGTTGAGGCATATCATGTGTGATCTATTATACAGAGGAAATGCCTCCGATGCCGCCATGTTATAGACATCATCGTTACCAAGAACAGATCGAAGGTCTGTAGCAaccaaattaatatgaaatCGGAGAAAAGTAAGAACAAGCGGAAGCAAGTGAATTAACTGAATATGAAGATAGACGGTagagaagagaaggagaagaataccTTTTGCGACATATTGTATCTCGCCACCGGGGGCATTGATAAGGAACCATTTGGCGATCTCAGTCTTCTGCTTGTTGCTGAGCTCCGGCTCAACGTCAGCCATCTATTTCGTCGGAAAATGTATGAAGATGGGATCCAAGTCTTAATCTTGGCGGTGATAATCTTGGAGGGGATGAGTTAGGGCCAgttgatcgatcgatcgatcgatctaGTGCAATGCATACTATACATGGCTTGAAATCATTTTCATTGGTGGGGATTAGGAATTCTGCCTTTGTTTTTCTTACAAGAACACAAGAATATAgaatttattctaatataatctaaattcaaaatatattatcttatatataacttaatttaatttttatgtatatatataaatttattttaaattattattatattaatatttttatactattttgattttattaaaaaaatattaaattaaagtgtGAGTGTGTTTTAAATATTGTGTTAATGAATAATGACAAATTATATTATGggataaatgttaattttatgtataaagtTGGACAGTAgtttcaaatttgttt from Impatiens glandulifera chromosome 9, dImpGla2.1, whole genome shotgun sequence includes the following:
- the LOC124914927 gene encoding F-actin-capping protein subunit alpha-like, with the translated sequence MADVEPELSNKQKTEIAKWFLINAPGGEIQYVAKDLRSVLGNDDVYNMAASEAFPLYNRSHMICLNMPSNSGEVLITPYSQLADDEYIDLRTAQVAKVDHIKQVCSKVRPATDEELPSPYVEEYRCALDAELMKYISEAYPKGVCSVYCVRGKDVEEPGSDFEFVVVISACRHSPQNFCNGSWRSVWNIEFRDEPQLIKVKGRWQVEAHYFEEGNVQLDAEHECKDSTLFQSPDETAISLTNTIRHHEAEYLASIQASYSVLPDTTFKDLRRKLPVTRTMFPWHNTLQFSLTKDISRELGMGK